From Brassica oleracea var. oleracea cultivar TO1000 chromosome C3, BOL, whole genome shotgun sequence, a single genomic window includes:
- the LOC106336258 gene encoding cyclin-T1-4-like, translating to MAGVLGGECSYNESGVSSYSRNSNENQEEGSRWYFGRKEIEENSPSRLDGIDLKKETYLRKSYCTFLQDLGMRLKVPQITIATSIIFCHRFFIRQSHARNDRRTIATVCMFLAGKVEETPRPLKDVIVVSYEIIHKKDPATAQKIKQKEVYEQQKELILSGEKIVLSTLGFDFNVYHPYKPLVEAIKKFKVAQNALAQVAWNFVNDGLRTSLCLQFKPHHIAAGAIFLAAKFLKVKLPSDGEKVWWQEFDVTPRQLEDVSNQMLELYEQNRVPASQGSEVESSVGGGSGHHVGSKPISAQRASHEHSKSDSHGGSSKATENHRNENGSGEAGSVITEHTENQPADKSRPGVEEPAKDKTERTVAHLPDDSAAHDKSRNVNTSDVPVSQSPKDLKLLRDKVKAKLEAKKLQGERTRKKDLIDEDDLIERELEDVELAVDDDKDNQKKNSKTNHMGTEQGDFLVGNNLVCNAEEGEMVDDVSLTVPSRKRKMESPCEKQLGEGKRQHNDNSENVEESQKTSGGGSSSHNSHGD from the exons ATGGCTGGAGTATTGGGTGGGGAATGTTCATACAATGAGAGTGGCGTTTCCTCCTACTCCAGGAACTCCAATGAAAATCAGGAAGAGGGTTCCCGCTGGTATTTTGGAAGGAAAGAAATAGAAGAAAACTCACCTTCCAGGTTGGATGGTATCGACTTGAAGAAGGAAACGTACCTCCGCAAGTCTTACTGTACCTTTTTGCAGGACTTGGGTATGAGATTGAAAGT TCCTCAGATTACAATAGCTACATCAATAATCTTCTGCCATCGGTTCTTCATTCGCCAGTCACATGCTAGGAATGACAGAAGG ACGATTGCTACTGTCTGCATGTTCCTTGCTGGAAAAGTTGAAGAAACTCCAAGGCCGTTAAAAGATGTTATTGTGGTCTCGTATGAGATAATACACAAGAAGGATCCTGCTACTGCACAGAAAATCAAGCAAAAG GAAGTATATGAGCAACAAAAAGAGCTTATACTAAGCGGAGAAAAGATTGTACTTTCTACATTAGGATTTGACTTCAATGTTTATCATCCTTATAAACCTCTTGTTGAAGCAATAAAGAAATTTAAGGTGGCACAGAATGCTCTGGCCCAAGTTGCATGGAATTTTGTTAATGATGG TCTGCGGACGTCACTCTGCCTGCAATTTAAGCCTCACCACATTGCGGCGGGTGCAATTTTTCTTGCTGCAAAGTTCCTTAAAGTGAAATTGCCATCGGATGGAGAGAAGGTATGGTGGCAAGAATTTGATGTCACACCTCGACAACTGGAGG ATGTTAGCAACCAAATGCTTGAGCTCTATGAGCAAAACCGTGTTCCTGCATCTCAAGGAAGCGAAGTCGAAAGTAGTGTAGGTGGAGGATCAGGTCATCACGTTGGTTCTAAACCAATATCAGCACAACGCGCAAGTCATGAACATTCAAAATCTGATAGTCATGGAGGCTCGTCAAAAGCTACAGAAAACCACAGGAATGAAAATGGGAGTGGTGAGGCAGGTAGTGTCATTACGGAGCATACAGAAAATCAGCCAGCCGATAAGTCTAGACCGGGAGTTGAGGAACCGGCGAAGGACAAAACAGAGAGAACAGTTGCACATCTTCCAGATGATAGCGCCGCTCATGATAAATCTAGAAATGTTAATACAAGTGATGTTCCGGTCAGCCAGTCGCCGAAAGACTTAAAACTGCTTAGGGATAAGGTGAAGGCTAAACTAGAGGCTAAGAAGTTGCAAGGTGAAAGGACGAGGAAAAAGGATCTGATAGATGAAGATGATTTGATCGAGAGAGAACTTGAAGATGTGGAATTAGCTGTTGACGATGACAAAGATAACCAGAAGAAGAACTCCAAAACCAATCATATGGGTACAGAACAGGGCGATTTTCTTGTTGGAAACAACTTGGTGTGCAATGCCGAAGAAGGTGAAATGGTAGATGATGTTTCTTTAACAGTGCCTAGTCGGAAGAGGAAAATGGAAAGCCCTTGTGAAAAGCAGTTAGGAGAAGGAAAGAGGCAACACAACGACAACAGTGAGAATGTTGAAGAAAGTCAGAAGACAAGCGGAGGAGGAAGTAGTAGTCATAATAGTCATGGTGACTGA
- the LOC106331021 gene encoding dnaJ homolog subfamily B member 14-like, giving the protein MESNKEKKISENDYVGAKKFVNKAENLYPKLDGLKQVSMMIDVYISASDKINRKGEADWYGVLGVDPSVTDEDLKRQYKKLALLLHPDKNKFTGATEAFKLISEGWCLLSDKAQRFSYDLKRKSTDTQSGVYQKEPKRHKPDFSGNKPKHEYDYESESDPEAETETEPGFTWNKAQYKREPDFSWNYVKASTFWTKQDFVVTEIELEEIGGRRVIRFNKSRTDT; this is encoded by the exons ATGGAAAGTAACAAGGAGAAGAAAATCTCAGAGAACGATTACGTAGGTGCCAAGAAATTCGTCAACAAGGCTGAGAATTTGTATCCAAAGCTCGATGGATTGAAACAAGTGTCGATGATGATCGATGTCTACATCTCTGCATCAGACAAGATCAACAGAAAAGGAGAAGCTGATTGGTATGGAGTTCTTGGTGTTGATCCTTCGGTTACTGATGAAGATTTGAAAAGACAGTACAAGAAGTTAGCTCTTTTGCTTCATCCTGACAAGAACAAGTTTACTGGCGCAACCGAGGCGTTTAAGCTGATCTCAGAAGGTTGGTGTCTCTTATCTGATAAGGCTCAGAGATTTTCTTATGATCTTAAGAGGAAATCAACAGATACGCAGAGTGGAGTGTACCAGAAAGAACCAAAGCGACACAAGCCAGACTTTTCAGGGAATAAGCCGAAACATGAGTATGATTATGAGTCTGAGTCTGACCCTGAGGCTGAGACTGAGACTGAGCCTGGCTTTACATGGAATAAGGCTCAATATAAGCGTGAGCCAGATTTTTCATGGAATTATGTGAAAGCCAGTACCTTTTGGACAAA ACAGGATTTTGTTGTAACCGAGATAGAACTCGAGGAGATCGGAGGGAGGCGAGTCATCAGGTTCAATAAAAGCAGAACTGATACTTAA
- the LOC106328675 gene encoding protein PHLOEM PROTEIN 2-LIKE A1-like — MSTIQARWVPIQSPVEDKAMKPLNYETKKPHNYETILRDADLPIPPSTEQLRSGVLLKKLIKYWVDDRNINCFMIFPRKLSITWSDDPNYWTWLPNDSPNEKGVEAAELNNVCWLDITGKFDTSNLTPGITYEVVFKMKLEDPAYGWDTPVNVKLVLPNGKDKPQEKKVSLREQPRYQWVDIKVGEFKHERDSVGEIIFSMYEHAAGVWKKGLFLKGVAIRPKYNN, encoded by the exons ATGTCTACCATTCAGGCAAGGTGGGTACCGATTCAATCTCCGGTGGAAGATAAGGCGATGAAACCACTTAACTATGAGACGAAGAAACCACATAACTATGAGACCATTCTCAGAGACGCAGATCTTCCAATCCCCCCTTCCACCGAACAACTACGTTCTGGTGTTCTCTTGAAAAAACTG ATCAAATATTGGGTGGACGACAGAAACATCAATTGCTTCATGATCTTTCCAAGGAAACTCTCTATCACTTGGTCTGATGACCCCAACTATTGGACATGGCTTCCCAACGACTCACCAAA CGAGAAAGGTGTAGAAGCTGCGGAATTGAATAACGTGTGTTGGCTCGACATCACGGGCAAATTCGACACAAGTAATCTCACTCCTGGGATTACGTACGAGGTGGTCTTTAAGATGAAGCTAGAGGATCCTGCCTACGGATGGGACACGCCGGTGAACGTAAAGCTAGTGTTGCCTAACGGTAAGGACAAACCACAAGAGAAAAAAGTGAGTTTAAGAGAACAACCGAGGTATCAATGGGTCGATATTAAAGTCGGAGAGTTCAAGCATGAGAGAGATTCCGTCGGAGAGATCATCTTCTCAATGTATGAGCATGCGGCTGGTGTTTGGAAGAAAGGGCTCTTCCTCAAAGGTGTTGCTATTCGTCCCAAGTACAATAATTAA